In one Corallococcus sp. EGB genomic region, the following are encoded:
- a CDS encoding methyl-accepting chemotaxis protein, translating to MNETEDIRELAWRGMWLFLRWVLPPSIVCAYLIAMAMGLSSREGLLVTATVLPFIVLVFGLLHPYVTLRWLARWALRNHAGDGPGDRLRRVLELPWRSMVFTTCAAWTLGGFFFSLPVCLWFGKDWFRLGLGTLIAFCFGVVVAFPIALGLERLALPWALREQDAHPELAPAGSGPFWPRQTWFLPFTFLSTIFATVALSACVVVVKLLNVRNLLKEVLLADGAKQAVARLDDVGSSLFADLGFALPWVGALVFILPAFTTWMLARRQATSARAVHEAISGLASGRIRSPRWVSTDEMGDLASGMNDALSRLRRFPRLLQTSAQRLGQAGTELRVSNEEQRQGLTRQAAALHEAQVTSEELRRASRVAADSAEEVLRVARRAEALGQQGETAVVLSLEGLAAIRSAVSGIQQRLSRLEESTAQIGEITGAVKDLADQSHLLAVNAAIEAARSGEAGRGFAVVAKEMRGLSDQSVQATRRIRNILAEISQGIRDAASMSEQGGRQVAAGLDQMRASGESLRALSQSSQESSEAARKIANAVTRQNAAFSQITTAIADLSQLMDSTLHRLSSTQEATRTLQVVSGEVGQMALQFDVQDAESVSVPVPPRVREQGMAKTG from the coding sequence ATGAATGAGACAGAAGACATCCGGGAGCTGGCCTGGCGTGGGATGTGGTTGTTCCTGCGGTGGGTCCTGCCGCCCTCCATCGTCTGTGCCTACCTCATCGCGATGGCGATGGGGCTGTCGAGCCGGGAGGGGCTGCTCGTCACGGCCACGGTCCTGCCGTTCATCGTGCTGGTGTTCGGGCTGCTGCATCCCTACGTGACGCTGCGGTGGCTGGCGCGCTGGGCCCTGCGGAACCACGCCGGGGACGGCCCGGGGGACCGGCTGCGGCGCGTGCTGGAGTTGCCCTGGCGCTCCATGGTCTTCACCACCTGCGCGGCGTGGACGTTGGGCGGCTTCTTCTTCAGCCTCCCGGTGTGCCTGTGGTTCGGCAAGGACTGGTTCCGGCTGGGGCTGGGCACGCTCATCGCGTTCTGCTTCGGCGTGGTGGTGGCGTTCCCCATCGCGCTGGGGCTGGAGCGGCTGGCGCTGCCGTGGGCGCTGCGCGAGCAGGACGCGCATCCGGAGCTGGCGCCAGCGGGCTCGGGCCCCTTCTGGCCGCGGCAGACGTGGTTCCTGCCCTTCACGTTCCTGTCCACCATCTTCGCCACGGTGGCGCTGAGCGCGTGCGTGGTGGTGGTGAAGCTCCTGAACGTGCGCAACCTGCTGAAGGAGGTGCTGCTGGCGGACGGCGCGAAGCAGGCCGTGGCCCGGTTGGATGACGTGGGCAGCTCGCTGTTCGCGGACCTGGGCTTCGCGCTGCCCTGGGTGGGCGCGTTGGTGTTCATCCTGCCGGCCTTCACCACGTGGATGCTGGCGAGGCGGCAGGCGACGAGCGCGCGCGCGGTGCACGAGGCCATCTCCGGGTTGGCGTCCGGGCGGATCCGCTCGCCGCGCTGGGTGTCCACGGACGAGATGGGCGACCTGGCGTCGGGGATGAACGACGCGCTGTCCCGGCTGCGGAGGTTTCCCCGGCTGCTCCAGACCTCCGCGCAGCGGCTGGGCCAGGCCGGCACCGAGCTGCGCGTGTCGAACGAAGAGCAGCGGCAGGGGCTCACCCGGCAGGCGGCGGCGCTGCACGAGGCGCAGGTCACGTCGGAGGAGCTGCGGCGGGCGTCGCGCGTCGCCGCGGACTCCGCGGAGGAGGTCCTGCGCGTGGCCCGTCGCGCGGAGGCGCTGGGGCAGCAGGGCGAGACCGCGGTGGTCCTGAGCCTGGAGGGGCTGGCGGCCATCCGGAGCGCGGTGTCCGGCATCCAGCAGCGGCTGTCACGCCTGGAGGAGAGCACGGCCCAGATTGGTGAAATCACCGGCGCGGTGAAGGACCTGGCGGACCAGTCCCACCTGCTCGCCGTCAACGCGGCCATCGAGGCGGCGCGCTCGGGCGAGGCGGGGCGGGGCTTCGCGGTGGTGGCGAAGGAGATGCGAGGGCTGTCGGACCAGTCCGTCCAGGCCACCCGGCGCATCCGCAACATCCTCGCGGAGATCAGCCAGGGCATCCGCGACGCGGCGTCCATGAGCGAGCAGGGCGGGCGTCAGGTGGCCGCGGGGTTGGACCAGATGCGCGCCTCCGGCGAGTCCCTGCGCGCGCTGTCTCAGAGCTCGCAGGAGAGCTCCGAGGCCGCGCGGAAGATCGCCAACGCGGTGACGCGGCAGAACGCCGCCTTCTCGCAGATCACCACCGCCATCGCGGACCTGTCGCAGCTGATGGACAGCACCCTGCACCGGCTGTCCTCCACGCAGGAGGCCACGCGGACGCTGCAGGTCGTCTCCGGGGAGGTGGGGCAGATGGCGCTGCAGTTCGACGTCCAGGACGCGGAGTCCGTCAGCGTGCCGGTGCCGCCCCGGGTTCGGGAACAGGGCATGGCAAAGACAGGGTGA
- a CDS encoding HAMP domain-containing sensor histidine kinase produces MKQRPHSSRLRDALGSLSARLLLAFLLPTLLFLTLAGASVYALARASLEDELGASLSALAAATASQVSGERMLTIEPGDDVSGTRTWKNLVRLLDGVRAASGVRRVYAVDARGRVRADAGGNLPVGTELPDLARDRLELTRVLAGKRAASQVLFTGSDGLLYKTGYAPVVQDGQVVGAIGVEGSAAFFGPLRRLWRTFVMASAVALAVLAVIAVLTARGLAGPLRRLMDSALRIGRGDLTTPVPPEPTREIGVLARELEVMRGALESRDRQLKLMLAGVAHEVRNPLGGIALFSGLLQEDLRAGAHADAHGHVERIQREVAYLQRIVEDFLAFAREQPLARAPMEAPVLVSNACELLSAEAHGRGVGLDVAAAPAHLEADGSLLTAALVNLVKNAVQAAPAGSHVRIRGEVRDGRYTIDVQDAGPGVPEAERERIFEPFFTTREQGTGLGLPLARKIVRAHGGELSLRSTPGETVFTLSLPCPVPEPGAAPAR; encoded by the coding sequence ATGAAGCAACGCCCCCATTCCTCCCGCCTGCGGGACGCGCTGGGCTCGCTGTCCGCGCGGCTCCTGCTGGCGTTCCTCCTGCCCACGCTGCTCTTCCTCACGCTCGCGGGCGCTTCCGTGTACGCGCTCGCCCGCGCGAGCCTGGAGGACGAGCTGGGCGCGAGCCTGTCCGCGCTCGCCGCCGCCACCGCCAGCCAGGTCAGCGGCGAGCGCATGCTCACCATCGAGCCCGGCGACGACGTGTCCGGCACCCGCACGTGGAAGAACCTCGTGCGCCTGCTGGACGGCGTGCGCGCCGCGAGCGGCGTGCGCCGGGTGTACGCCGTGGACGCGCGGGGCCGCGTGCGCGCGGACGCGGGCGGCAACCTGCCCGTGGGCACCGAACTCCCCGACCTCGCGCGCGACCGGCTGGAGCTGACGCGCGTCCTCGCCGGCAAGCGCGCCGCCAGCCAGGTGCTCTTCACCGGCTCCGACGGGCTGCTCTACAAGACGGGCTACGCGCCCGTGGTCCAGGACGGTCAGGTGGTGGGCGCCATCGGCGTGGAGGGCAGCGCGGCCTTCTTCGGACCGCTGCGGCGGCTGTGGCGCACGTTCGTCATGGCCAGCGCCGTGGCGCTCGCCGTGCTCGCCGTCATCGCCGTCCTCACCGCCCGGGGGCTGGCCGGCCCGCTGCGGCGGCTGATGGACTCCGCGCTGCGCATCGGCCGGGGCGACCTGACCACCCCCGTGCCGCCGGAGCCCACCCGTGAAATCGGCGTGCTCGCGCGCGAGCTGGAGGTCATGCGCGGCGCGCTGGAGAGCCGGGACCGGCAGCTCAAGCTGATGCTCGCGGGCGTGGCCCACGAGGTGCGCAACCCGCTGGGCGGCATCGCGCTCTTCTCCGGCCTCCTCCAGGAGGACCTGCGCGCGGGCGCCCACGCGGACGCGCACGGCCACGTGGAGCGCATCCAGCGCGAGGTCGCCTACCTCCAGCGCATCGTCGAGGACTTCCTCGCCTTCGCCCGCGAGCAGCCGCTGGCGCGCGCGCCCATGGAGGCGCCGGTTCTGGTGTCCAACGCGTGCGAGCTGCTCTCCGCGGAGGCGCACGGCAGGGGCGTGGGCCTGGACGTGGCCGCCGCGCCCGCGCACCTGGAGGCGGATGGCAGCCTGCTGACCGCCGCGCTCGTGAACCTGGTCAAGAACGCGGTGCAGGCCGCGCCCGCGGGAAGCCACGTGCGCATCCGCGGCGAGGTGCGCGACGGGCGCTACACCATCGACGTCCAGGACGCGGGCCCGGGCGTGCCCGAAGCCGAGCGCGAGCGCATCTTCGAGCCCTTCTTCACCACCCGCGAGCAGGGCACCGGCCTGGGGCTGCCGCTCGCGAGGAAGATCGTCCGCGCCCACGGCGGCGAGCTGTCCCTGCGCTCCACGCCGGGCGAGACCGTCTTCACCCTGTCTTTGCCATGCCCTGTTCCCGAACCCGGGGCGGCACCGGCACGCTGA
- the radA gene encoding DNA repair protein RadA, with amino-acid sequence MAKAKTHYTCQACGYQTAKWLGKCPDCGAWSSLLEETEAKVDDKRPAWGASGGSSRPVKLQDVTAETEVRRRTGITEFDRVLGGGVVGGSLVLLGGDPGIGKSTLLLAALDKLSRHGPVLYVSGEESLRQTKMRAERLRVEGDAIHLFAETDAERVLQAAEALKPQALVVDSIQTMYLPELGNAPGSITQVREVAGRLMAFAKRSGVPTFLVGHVTKEGSIAGPRVLEHMVDTVLYFEGERGHPFRLLRAHKNRFGSTNEIGVFEMKGAGLVEVADPSALFLSERPQGKSGSVVTSTLNGTRPLLVEVQALVAPTGYGTARRTAIGVDGNRVALLAAVLEKKEEIPLVGCDLFVNVAGGMQLSEPACDLAVCAALVSSLQNRPLDAKTLVLGEVGLAGEVRAVGQVEPRLAEAAKMGFQRVVLPAGSARRVEATKLQVVGVETLSEALAAMFD; translated from the coding sequence ATGGCGAAGGCGAAGACGCACTACACCTGTCAGGCCTGCGGCTACCAGACGGCGAAGTGGCTCGGGAAGTGTCCGGACTGCGGGGCCTGGAGCTCGCTCCTGGAGGAGACCGAAGCGAAGGTGGACGACAAGCGCCCGGCGTGGGGCGCTTCGGGGGGCTCCTCCCGGCCGGTGAAGCTGCAGGACGTGACGGCGGAGACGGAGGTGCGCCGCAGGACGGGCATCACGGAGTTCGACCGCGTGCTGGGCGGCGGCGTGGTGGGCGGCTCGCTGGTGCTGCTGGGAGGCGACCCGGGCATCGGCAAGTCCACGCTGCTGCTGGCGGCGCTGGACAAGCTGTCTCGGCACGGGCCGGTGCTCTACGTGTCGGGTGAAGAGAGCCTGCGGCAGACGAAGATGCGCGCGGAGCGCCTGCGGGTGGAGGGGGACGCCATCCACCTGTTCGCGGAGACGGACGCGGAGCGGGTGCTCCAGGCGGCGGAGGCGCTCAAGCCGCAGGCGCTGGTGGTGGACTCCATCCAGACCATGTACCTGCCGGAGCTGGGCAACGCGCCGGGCAGCATCACCCAGGTGCGCGAGGTGGCGGGCCGGCTGATGGCGTTCGCCAAGCGCAGCGGGGTGCCCACCTTCCTGGTGGGGCACGTGACGAAGGAGGGCTCCATCGCGGGCCCCCGCGTGCTGGAGCACATGGTGGACACGGTCCTCTACTTCGAGGGCGAACGGGGCCACCCGTTCCGGCTCCTGCGCGCGCACAAGAACCGCTTCGGCAGCACCAACGAGATTGGCGTCTTCGAGATGAAGGGCGCGGGGCTGGTGGAGGTGGCGGACCCGTCCGCGCTGTTCCTCTCCGAGCGTCCGCAGGGCAAGTCCGGCAGCGTGGTGACGAGCACGCTCAACGGCACGCGGCCGCTGCTGGTGGAGGTGCAGGCGCTGGTGGCGCCCACCGGCTACGGCACGGCGCGGCGCACGGCGATTGGCGTGGACGGCAACCGCGTGGCGCTGCTGGCGGCGGTGCTGGAGAAGAAGGAGGAGATTCCGCTGGTGGGCTGCGACCTGTTCGTGAACGTGGCGGGCGGCATGCAGTTGAGCGAACCGGCGTGTGACCTGGCGGTGTGCGCGGCGCTGGTGAGCAGCCTCCAGAACCGGCCGTTGGACGCGAAGACGCTGGTGCTGGGTGAGGTGGGGCTCGCGGGCGAGGTGCGCGCGGTGGGCCAGGTGGAGCCGAGGCTCGCGGAGGCCGCGAAGATGGGCTTCCAGCGGGTGGTGCTGCCCGCGGGCAGCGCGCGGCGCGTGGAGGCGACGAAGCTCCAGGTGGTGGGCGTGGAGACCCTGAGCGAGGCGCTGGCGGCGATGTTCGACTGA
- a CDS encoding GlsB/YeaQ/YmgE family stress response membrane protein, with protein MGIIAFLVIGLVAGLIARAIMPGNQSMGLIATTLLGIAGSFVGGFIGSLFSSDGRVFDLHPTGLLFSVLGALVVLFLVGFAGRGRRVHV; from the coding sequence ATGGGGATTATCGCTTTTCTGGTGATTGGTCTGGTCGCGGGTCTGATCGCTCGAGCCATCATGCCGGGCAACCAGTCGATGGGGCTCATCGCCACCACGCTGCTGGGCATCGCCGGTTCGTTCGTGGGCGGCTTCATCGGGTCTCTGTTCTCCAGTGACGGCCGGGTCTTCGACCTGCACCCCACGGGCCTGTTGTTCTCCGTCCTGGGCGCACTGGTCGTGCTGTTCCTCGTGGGCTTCGCTGGCCGCGGACGTCGCGTCCACGTCTAG
- the bioB gene encoding biotin synthase BioB: MSDTAESFHGHAHHAAPVPEGVTVRHDWSLAEVKALYQLPLLDLVHKAQTVHRQVFVENKVQLCSLLSIKTGGCPEDCAYCPQAARYKTGVKAEKLMAVPEVLAAASQARAAGATRFCMGAAWREVKDGPQFDSVLEMVKGVRALGMEACATLGMLTDSQAKRLREAGLSAYNHNLDTSPEHYGDIISTRTYDDRLKTLNRVRDAGISVCCGGIIGMGESVDDRCNLLRTLANQEVHPESVPINALVAVEGTPLSDQQRVETVDMVRTIATARLLMPQSMVRLSAGRMQMNEEAQLLCMMAGANSLFFGEKLLTTGNPEYTQDMALLEKAGIRPLEPRQDR; the protein is encoded by the coding sequence ATGTCCGACACCGCCGAGTCCTTCCACGGCCACGCCCACCACGCCGCCCCCGTCCCGGAAGGGGTGACGGTGCGGCACGACTGGTCGCTCGCGGAGGTGAAGGCGCTGTACCAGTTGCCGCTGCTGGACCTCGTGCACAAGGCGCAGACGGTGCACCGGCAGGTGTTCGTGGAGAACAAGGTGCAGCTGTGCTCGCTGCTCTCCATCAAGACGGGGGGATGTCCCGAGGACTGCGCGTACTGCCCGCAGGCGGCTCGCTACAAGACGGGCGTGAAGGCGGAGAAGCTGATGGCGGTGCCGGAGGTGCTGGCCGCCGCGTCCCAGGCGCGCGCCGCCGGGGCCACCCGCTTCTGCATGGGCGCCGCGTGGCGTGAGGTGAAGGACGGCCCGCAGTTCGACAGCGTGCTGGAGATGGTGAAGGGCGTGCGGGCCCTGGGCATGGAGGCGTGCGCCACGCTGGGCATGCTCACCGACAGTCAGGCGAAGCGCCTGCGCGAGGCGGGGCTGTCCGCGTACAACCACAACCTGGATACCTCTCCGGAGCACTACGGCGACATCATCTCCACCCGCACCTATGACGACCGGCTGAAGACGCTCAACCGGGTGCGCGACGCGGGCATCTCCGTGTGCTGCGGAGGCATCATCGGCATGGGCGAGTCCGTGGACGACCGCTGCAACCTGCTGCGCACGCTGGCCAACCAGGAGGTGCACCCGGAGTCGGTGCCCATCAACGCGCTGGTGGCCGTGGAGGGCACGCCGCTGTCCGACCAGCAGCGCGTGGAGACGGTGGACATGGTGCGCACCATCGCCACCGCGCGCCTGCTCATGCCGCAGTCCATGGTGCGCCTGTCCGCGGGCCGCATGCAGATGAACGAAGAGGCGCAGCTGCTCTGCATGATGGCGGGCGCCAACTCGCTCTTCTTCGGGGAGAAGCTGCTCACCACCGGCAACCCCGAGTACACCCAGGACATGGCGCTCCTGGAGAAGGCGGGCATCCGCCCCCTGGAGCCCCGGCAGGACCGGTGA
- the bioF gene encoding 8-amino-7-oxononanoate synthase — MSSVTQVADRWAREDLEALSARGLRRALEPLDSPQGAEVRLGDERLVNFSSNDYLGLAASPAVRAAAASALERYGVGTGASRLVVGDMVPHQRLEARLARFERAEAVRLFNSGYAANTGILPALVGPGDAVFSDALNHASLVDGCRLSRARVVVYPHSDVAALTHALAQTPARRKLVVTDSVFSMDGDVAPLRELVAACEAHGAALMVDEAHATGVLGARGAGLCEALGVEERVDLRMGTLSKALGGLGAYVATSRAVADLLVSRARPFVYSTALPAALCAAAERAVDLVEHDPVPRERLWGHIRRFTEGLRALGLPAEPRSAIFPVILGEPSRALDAAGRLREAGLLVKAIRPPTVPDGTSRLRFCLSAAHTTGHIDLALEALRRVGVSRGT, encoded by the coding sequence GTGAGCTCCGTCACGCAGGTCGCGGACCGCTGGGCGCGCGAGGACCTGGAGGCCCTGTCCGCGAGGGGCCTCCGCCGCGCGCTGGAGCCGCTCGATTCGCCCCAGGGCGCGGAGGTGCGCCTGGGGGACGAGCGGCTGGTCAACTTCTCCTCCAATGACTACCTGGGCCTCGCGGCGTCGCCCGCCGTGCGCGCCGCCGCGGCGTCCGCGCTGGAGCGTTACGGCGTGGGCACCGGCGCCAGCCGCCTCGTCGTGGGGGACATGGTGCCGCATCAGCGGCTGGAGGCGCGGCTCGCCCGCTTCGAGCGCGCGGAGGCCGTGCGCCTCTTCAACTCCGGCTACGCGGCCAACACCGGCATCCTGCCCGCGCTGGTGGGCCCCGGCGACGCGGTGTTCTCCGACGCGCTCAACCACGCCTCGCTGGTGGACGGCTGCCGGCTGTCGCGCGCGCGCGTCGTCGTCTATCCGCACTCGGACGTGGCCGCGCTCACCCACGCGCTCGCGCAGACGCCCGCGCGGCGCAAGCTGGTGGTCACCGACAGCGTGTTCTCCATGGATGGGGACGTGGCCCCGCTGCGCGAGCTGGTGGCCGCGTGCGAGGCCCACGGCGCCGCGCTGATGGTGGACGAGGCGCACGCCACCGGCGTCCTGGGGGCGCGCGGCGCGGGGCTGTGCGAGGCGCTGGGCGTGGAGGAGCGCGTGGACCTGCGCATGGGCACGCTGAGCAAGGCGCTGGGCGGGCTGGGGGCGTACGTGGCCACCTCGCGCGCGGTGGCGGACCTGCTGGTGAGCCGCGCACGGCCCTTCGTCTATTCCACCGCGCTGCCCGCCGCCCTGTGCGCCGCCGCCGAGCGCGCCGTGGACCTGGTGGAGCACGACCCCGTTCCGCGTGAGCGGCTGTGGGGGCACATCCGTCGTTTCACCGAGGGTCTGCGGGCGCTGGGACTGCCCGCTGAACCCCGGAGCGCCATCTTCCCGGTCATCCTGGGCGAGCCGTCCCGCGCGCTGGATGCGGCCGGTCGCCTGCGCGAGGCGGGCCTCCTGGTGAAGGCCATCCGCCCGCCCACCGTGCCGGACGGCACCAGCCGGCTTCGCTTCTGTCTCTCCGCGGCCCACACGACGGGCCACATCGACCTGGCGCTGGAGGCCCTGCGCCGGGTGGGAGTCTCCCGTGGCACCTGA
- the bioD gene encoding dethiobiotin synthase has product MAPEALQFFVTGTDTGVGKTQVSCALLSLLKDAGHAPQGFKPYESGCASLRAPADALSMREAAGSTLPVDAVCPHRFKAPLAPGIAAARLGREPDFRVTLDAWKRLKGGSVVVEGAGGLFVPVDSKRDVVDLIQAFRLPVVLVARAGLGTLNHVALSLEALAARRVSVRAVVLSRGVPGRDLAERDNRRYLEARHGVEVLGPVPYVEDPRKRRQAFRRALAPLVPERAQGR; this is encoded by the coding sequence GTGGCACCTGAGGCACTCCAGTTCTTCGTCACCGGCACGGACACGGGCGTGGGCAAGACGCAGGTGTCGTGCGCGCTGCTGTCGCTCCTGAAGGACGCGGGCCATGCGCCCCAGGGTTTCAAGCCCTACGAGAGCGGCTGCGCGTCCCTGCGCGCCCCGGCGGACGCGCTGTCCATGCGCGAGGCCGCGGGCAGCACGCTGCCGGTGGACGCCGTGTGTCCGCACCGCTTCAAGGCGCCGCTGGCCCCGGGCATCGCCGCGGCCCGGTTGGGAAGGGAGCCGGACTTCCGCGTGACGCTGGACGCGTGGAAGCGGCTGAAGGGCGGATCCGTGGTGGTGGAGGGGGCAGGGGGGCTGTTCGTGCCGGTGGATTCGAAGCGCGACGTGGTGGACCTGATCCAGGCCTTCCGCCTGCCGGTGGTGCTGGTGGCGCGCGCGGGGCTGGGCACGCTCAACCATGTAGCGCTGTCGCTGGAGGCGCTCGCGGCGCGGAGGGTGTCCGTGCGGGCGGTGGTGCTGTCGCGCGGGGTGCCCGGGCGCGATCTGGCGGAGCGGGACAACCGCCGCTACCTCGAGGCCCGCCACGGCGTGGAGGTGCTGGGGCCCGTGCCGTATGTGGAGGACCCGAGAAAGCGCCGGCAGGCCTTCCGGCGGGCGCTGGCGCCGCTGGTGCCCGAACGCGCGCAGGGCCGATAA